GAGATATTTGAGAGTGATGGCACAAATGGATTTGAGGACTCCAGAACGCGGAAAGCATATACTAAAGAACTAAAAGAAGCAGCCGTGAGGGATTATTTATCGGGGAAACACTCTCAATATGAGATTGTTCGAAAATATGGAATCTC
This Desertibacillus haloalkaliphilus DNA region includes the following protein-coding sequences:
- a CDS encoding transposase, producing MSNKYYSSQFKNEVVTAYKNNDTKVKELLERYQIPDVTLYNWVEIFESDGTNGFEDSRTRKAYTKELKEAAVRDYLSGKHSQYEIVRKYGIS